The genomic window CTGTAATGGTGGTGCACTCCGCTGGAGAACCAGATCCGCTTGAGATAGACCACGAACGCGTCCCACAGCTCCCCGCTGCGCCGGCCGCTGTAAGTGCGGTAGATGTTTTCCAGCGTGCGCCGGATACAGAGGTTGTGCTTGTAGTTCTGGTCGAAAGTGATTTCCCGGCCGCTGAGCGCTGCCTCGTAGAGGTAGTAGGCCAGTGTCTTCTGCTTGATATCGAGCTGGTCGAATCCGGTAACCCGGTAGCGCAGGATCCGCAGGTCGGCGAACTGCTCGGTGACGTACTGGAATTTTTCGCATGCTTCTTCCCCGGCGGCGTCTTCCTGCTTTGCCGTGGGTCCTCCGCAGGAGGCCGGCAGCACGGGGAGCACGATTAACGCGCCCAGCAACAGTTTGATCAAAGTGTGCTCCTTAGTAACAGTGTTGAAAGCTTTACTTGAACGATGGGATAAACTATTATTCCTTCACCCGATTAGCAAACTATTAGCTGCGAGTTTCCAACGATCACTGTCCCCCCAACTGAGGGAGTACGCGATGCGCAGATTACTGCTGGCCGTCCTCACCCTTTGCCTCGTCGCCGGTACAGCCGCGGCCCATGTTTACCTGAAAGGTGTCGATACCGAGCCGTTCGTGCCCGGCGCTGACTACGACAGTTCGATCCCCACCCTCCGGGACGTTGCCGGCCACACCTGGGGCGAGCGGATCACCACTCACGGCGAGACGGAGATGTACCTCAAAGCCCTCGCCGAATCGAGCCCGCGGGCGCAGCTTGTCCATTTCGGCGAGACCTGGGAAGGACGCAGGCTGTATTACCTGGTAATCGCCACCGAAGAGCGGCTGGCGGGACTCGAGAATATCAAGTCCGAACTGAGGGAGCTGGCGCAGCCCCTCTCTCTCTCTGCCGCAAGACGCAAAGAGCTTACGGCAAAATTACCGGCGGTGGTCTGGCTGGCCTACACGATCCACGGCAACGAGCCCTCGGGTACCGACGCCGGTCTCTGGACCGCCCGCCATCTGCTGGCCTCGCGGGGCGATCAGCTCGTGGAACGGATATTCGAGGAATGTATCGTGGTGATCGATCCGCTGCAGAACCCCGACGGCCGCGACCGGTTTGTCAACTATTTCCGCCAGACCACCGGCCGCTGGCCCGATTCCGACCCCGTCAGCGCGGAACGCCGCGAGGCCTGGCCCGGCGGACGGACCAACCACTACCTGTTCGACATGAACCGCGACTGGTTCCCGATGACCCAGCTCGAAAGCCGGGCCAGGGTGGCGGCCTACCTCGAATGGAGGCCGCATGTGTTTATCGACCTGCACGAGATGGGCAGCAACAACACCTATTATTTCCCGCCCACCATGCCCCCCACTAACCGCGAGCTGACCGACAGGCAGGTCAACTGGTACGAGGAATTCGGCAGGAACAACGCCGAGTGGTTCGACAGGTTCGGTTTCCGCTACTACACGCGCGAGAGTTTCGACGCCTACTACCCCGGCTACGGCTGCACCTGGCCGTCGCTGAACGGCTCCATCGGCATGACCTACGAGCAGGCCACCAGCCGCGGGCTGGTGGCGGAGAAAGACAACGAAACCCTGATGCCCTATCGCGAGACAGTGCGCCACCACGCTATCGCCTCGCTGGCCACCGCCGATTTAGCCTCACGCAACCGGGCCCGCCTGCTGGAAGATTTCGCCGGTATCCGTACTCCGCCCTCAACGATTCCCGCCCGCCGCGCATACCTGATCCCGCCGGGACCCGACCCGTCGCGCTCCCGCAAGCTGGCCGGCTTGCTGATCCGTCAGGGCCTGCGAGTGGGCCGCCTGACCGGCAGCGTCCAGCTCGGGGGCCTTCGCGCAGCCGACGGCGGCTCCGCCGGGCGGCAGACATTCGGCGAGGGCACGTGGGTAGTGCCCGCCCGGCAGGCGGGCTACATGCTGGTGCGCAACCTGCTGGAACCCGAGGTGCCGATGGACGACGAGTTTATCGCCGAGCAGCAGCGCCGGATCGACGCTGGTCTGGGCGACCAGGTTTACGATATCACTTCCTGGAGCCTGCCCCTGCTGATGGATACGCCATGCTACCGCACAGACGAGCTGCGGAAGTCGGCTTATGAGGAAATCAACGAACTGCCCGCGCTGCCCGAGCCGATGAAACGCGAGGCCCGGCTGGCCTGGGTGCTCGATGGCTCGACCAACAGCGCCATGAGCGCGCTGGCCGAACTGCTGCGCCGCGGCGTGCGGGTTTATTCCAGCGACAGGCAATTCACTCACGGCGACAAAAAATTCTCCCGCGGCAGCCTGATCGTGCCGGTCAAAAACAACCCGGATACCCTGGCCGCGATAATCATGGCAGCCGAATCCGCCCACGGGGTCCGGTTCCAGCCCACTGGCAGCTCCTGGGTCAGCGATGGGGTCAATTTCGGCAGCCCGACCGTGCACTTTATCCCGCGGCCCAGAGTCCTGCTGGCCTGGAACGAGCCGACACATTCCTACTCCGCGGGAGCCACCCGTTACGTGCTCGAGCGCCAGTACGGCGTACCGGTCACAGCGGTGCGCACGGAGGATATCGACCGGATCGAGATCGACGAGTATAACGTGCTGATCCTGCCCAACGGTTGGGATTTCGGCGACCGGATGGGCGAGGCGGGAGTAAAGCGGGTGGCCGACTGGGTCCGTCGCGGCGGCACGCTGGTGACTATCCAGGGAGCGACCCGCTGGCTGGCCGGCAGCGGCGCGGGCCTGCTCGAAGCCAGCGAGGAATACCGTCTGGACGGGGACTCCACAGGGCAGCAAAAAGATGACGACGGCGACGAAGAAGAAGAGAAACGCCACGTGCCGGGAACCGAAATCAAGAGCTAC from Candidatus Glassbacteria bacterium includes these protein-coding regions:
- a CDS encoding peptidase M14 produces the protein MRRLLLAVLTLCLVAGTAAAHVYLKGVDTEPFVPGADYDSSIPTLRDVAGHTWGERITTHGETEMYLKALAESSPRAQLVHFGETWEGRRLYYLVIATEERLAGLENIKSELRELAQPLSLSAARRKELTAKLPAVVWLAYTIHGNEPSGTDAGLWTARHLLASRGDQLVERIFEECIVVIDPLQNPDGRDRFVNYFRQTTGRWPDSDPVSAERREAWPGGRTNHYLFDMNRDWFPMTQLESRARVAAYLEWRPHVFIDLHEMGSNNTYYFPPTMPPTNRELTDRQVNWYEEFGRNNAEWFDRFGFRYYTRESFDAYYPGYGCTWPSLNGSIGMTYEQATSRGLVAEKDNETLMPYRETVRHHAIASLATADLASRNRARLLEDFAGIRTPPSTIPARRAYLIPPGPDPSRSRKLAGLLIRQGLRVGRLTGSVQLGGLRAADGGSAGRQTFGEGTWVVPARQAGYMLVRNLLEPEVPMDDEFIAEQQRRIDAGLGDQVYDITSWSLPLLMDTPCYRTDELRKSAYEEINELPALPEPMKREARLAWVLDGSTNSAMSALAELLRRGVRVYSSDRQFTHGDKKFSRGSLIVPVKNNPDTLAAIIMAAESAHGVRFQPTGSSWVSDGVNFGSPTVHFIPRPRVLLAWNEPTHSYSAGATRYVLERQYGVPVTAVRTEDIDRIEIDEYNVLILPNGWDFGDRMGEAGVKRVADWVRRGGTLVTIQGATRWLAGSGAGLLEASEEYRLDGDSTGQQKDDDGDEEEEKRHVPGTEIKSYKQFLETIEQDRPGPQAVPGAVVQLRLDQDHWLSAGYGETARMYAFGWQVYSPLKRDQGRNIAVFDSADKLLVSGHTWRGPSVRQLAFKPFLMYSSPGAGHVVAFTEDPNFRAIIDSANRLLLNAVLLGPAH